The genomic DNA AGCACTTCTCCTTATCCCCATTTGAAAGCAGGAGATCGAGGCGAGATTTGTCGGACACTTTAATTTCAGCCTTTATGTTTTTATAGCCCCTTAAGGGTTCAACCATCCCATCCTCAATCGATTTTTTTACCAGTCTGTTTGGGACCATGGTATTGACTCCCACCAGGGAGGTGGGCATTTTGATCATCTCCCAGGTATATTTTAACTTTCTTTTCGGATTGTGGTGAAATGAAAGATATACTTTTCTGCCCGGCTCGGAGCACTCTTTCATGGTGCCTGAATTGGCGCAGTGGGCCGTAACCAGGTCGTCGTTGTCGAGCCTTACATCCGCCAGGAAGCGTTTATATCTTTTGACCAGGGTTCCGGGTATAAGCTTGGGCCAGAAAAGACCTGGCGCGTTGTTTTTGCTTCTCATTATTTTTTAGGGATTCCGCTGTATTTCTGCTTAGAAATGGATACTGGTAATTACTACTTCATCAAAGAAGAAAAATCAATATGACACCCAATAACCTTAAAAAGAAAATCGATCGCCGACGCATTCAATATGACCTGGGGAAATATATTGCCCTAAGCCCTCTGGCATTAAAAAGGTGATCATATGGATTGCAGGGTTGATAAAGCCGGTTAACTATGTTATTTCCCGCTTATAATTTTTCTGACAGTTAGCTAAATTTATTATGCCTAAATTATCCTTGGAAAAAGTAATATCGAATCATAACAACCTGGAACGGGTGCTTGACAGTTTAAAGGACGGCATCATTGCCCACGATTTGGATCGGCAAATCTTTTATTTTAACCGGGAGGCGGAAAACATCACCGGTTACAGCAGAAAGGAGGTTCTTGGTAAGGATTGTCACCAAGCGTTTGGCGGACCTTTCTGCGGGGGGCGCTGTTCTTTTCTCAATGATAAACCGGCTCTGACTGACAAAGTTGAATATCCATTGAATATAATAACCAAAAGCGGCGAGTCCCGTCAGGTTGAAATGTCTGTGGTGATGATGAAAGATAACCAAAACCAGGATTTCGGAGTGCTGGCCTGCTTCAGGGACATTACCGATTTGCTGGATCTTAAGATCAGGGCCGGAGAATCCACCGGGTTTTCCAATATCATCGGCCGGGACAGCAAAATGCTCATGTTGTTCAGGCAAATTAAAGATGTGGCCGGCTATGATTACCCGGTGCACATTTTTGGAGAAACCGGAACAGGCAAAGAACTGGTGGCCAAAGCCATCCATAATGAAAGCCAGCGCGGAGGCGGGCCGTTTGTACCGATCAACTGTGGCGCCCTTCCCGAAGGGCTGATTGAAAGCGAGCTTTTCGGTCATGTGAAAGGGGCTTTTTCCGGCGCCATCCGTGATAAAAAGGGACGCTTCGAGCTTGCAGACGGCGGCAGTATTTTGCTGGATGAAATTGCAGAACTTCCCAAATTGTTACAGGTCAAGCTGCTGCGGTTTTTGCAGGACGGCATCATTGAGAAGGTGGGAGGAGAAAAAGCCATACCGGTCAACGTCCGTGTCATCAGCGCCACCAACAAGGACCTTAAAAAAGAAGTAGGGAAAAAAAGGTTTCGGGAAGATCTTTTTTACCGGCTCAATGTGATTCCGGTAGATATTCCCCCGTTGCGTGAAAGGAAAATCGACATTCCCCTTTTGATCGATTTTTTTCTGGATCAGGCGGGAACCGAAGGTCAAAAGAAAAAGAAGTTCTCGGAGGAAGCGTTGTCTATCATGATGGACTACCACTGGCCGGGAAATGTGCGTGAACTGCAAAACGCGGTTTTATTTTCCATGGTCAAATGTCGCGGCAAAGTGATT from Thermodesulfobacteriota bacterium includes the following:
- the sfsA gene encoding DNA/RNA nuclease SfsA, which gives rise to MRSKNNAPGLFWPKLIPGTLVKRYKRFLADVRLDNDDLVTAHCANSGTMKECSEPGRKVYLSFHHNPKRKLKYTWEMIKMPTSLVGVNTMVPNRLVKKSIEDGMVEPLRGYKNIKAEIKVSDKSRLDLLLSNGDKEKCFVEIKNCTLVRDGLASFPDAVTTRGRKHLAELQRLTKEGNRSIIFFLVQRMDAKAFSPADDIDPAYGKELRKAKTCGVEIVVYDVIINLDKIVLAKKIPQIGI
- a CDS encoding sigma 54-interacting transcriptional regulator, which encodes MPKLSLEKVISNHNNLERVLDSLKDGIIAHDLDRQIFYFNREAENITGYSRKEVLGKDCHQAFGGPFCGGRCSFLNDKPALTDKVEYPLNIITKSGESRQVEMSVVMMKDNQNQDFGVLACFRDITDLLDLKIRAGESTGFSNIIGRDSKMLMLFRQIKDVAGYDYPVHIFGETGTGKELVAKAIHNESQRGGGPFVPINCGALPEGLIESELFGHVKGAFSGAIRDKKGRFELADGGSILLDEIAELPKLLQVKLLRFLQDGIIEKVGGEKAIPVNVRVISATNKDLKKEVGKKRFREDLFYRLNVIPVDIPPLRERKIDIPLLIDFFLDQAGTEGQKKKKFSEEALSIMMDYHWPGNVRELQNAVLFSMVKCRGKVIQPDDLPMELDKVKNSAAKRGPSGKLDIDRVNKALIKTGGNKAKAARLLGVGRATLYRFFKEHPAGVTVNKL